The Populus alba chromosome 6, ASM523922v2, whole genome shotgun sequence genome contains a region encoding:
- the LOC118058478 gene encoding anthocyanidin 3-O-glucosyltransferase 2-like codes for MKKAELVLIPIPAVGHIVSAVEIAKLLVQRDDRLSTTIFIYPARNPVTTKYNESLAASTVPDRLRVIILPSAESSDTKPHNQFITSVYDDHKPLVREYVSKIKTQSELSPDSPQFAGFIFDAFATGLKDLANEFDVPRYAFSASDAAYLGCLLHLKALHDERGVDLSELGNSDAELEIPSLENSFPVKCLPLSSLEKETLPIVLEIAGGLTEAKGILINTFLELEPHAVKSLSNGKTPPVYPVGPIVKHEGNGRDVGSDGSKNYRDIMEWLDDQAPSSVLFLCFGSRGSFRSEQVKEIASALERSGHRFLWSLLKPSPSGQLKSPSDYENLQEVLPEGFLDRTAKIGKVIGWAPQVDILAHQAVGGFASHCGWNSILESVWFGVPIATWPLYAEQQFNAFYMVIDLGLGVEIKMDYTMNFQGDDEIIVNADDIMKAIKHIMEEDKEIRKKVRRISEKTLMPGGSSHSSLGRLIDDIIENLS; via the coding sequence atgaagaaagcaGAGTTGGTGTTAATCCCAATACCTGCTGTGGGCCATATTGTTTCAGCAGTAGAGATAGCTAAGCTTCTTGTTCAGCGTGATGATCGCCTTTCCACAACTATCTTCATATATCCAGCTCGTAACCCCGTCACTACCAAATACAACGAGTCACTTGCTGCATCAACAGTCCCTGATCGTCTGCGAGTCATTATCTTGCCCAGTGCTGAGTCATCAGATACTAAACCCCATAACCAGTTTATAACTTCCGTGTATGATGACCATAAACCCCTTGTCAGAGAATATGTTTCCAAGATCAAAACTCAGTCCGAGTTGAGCCCCGACTCTCCTCAATTTGCCGGGTTTATTTTTGATGCGTTTGCTACAGGACTGAAAGATCTGGCGAATGAATTTGATGTTCCACGGTACGCTTTCTCTGCCTCGGACGCTGCTTATCTTGGTTGCCTGTTACATCTCAAGGCTCTTCATGATGAGCGGGGAGTGGACCTCAGTGAGCTCGGAAACTCGGATGCTGAGTTGGAAATTCCGAGCTTGGAGAACTCATTTCCTGTTAAATGCTTGCCTTTATCGTCACTCGAGAAAGAGACGCTCCCTATTGTTCTCGAGATTGCAGGAGGATTGACGGAAGCCAAAGGTATTTTGATAAATACATTTTTAGAGCTTGAACCGCATGCTGTTAAAAGTCTTTCCAATGGCAAGACCCCACCAGTGTATCCAGTGGGACCAATTGTTAAACATGAAGGAAATGGTCGTGATGTGGGGTCAGATGGGAGCAAGAATTATAGGGACATCATGGAGTGGCTTGATGATCAGGCTCCATCATCGGTTCTGTTTTTGTGCTTTGGGAGTCGAGGAAGTTTTAGGTCAGAACAGGTGAAAGAGATCGCTAGTGCACTAGAACGTAGTGGACATCGATTCTTATGGTCCCTACTTAAACCTTCACCGAGTGGTCAATTGAAATCTCCGAGTGATTATGAGAATCTTCAAGAAGTTTTACCAGAAGGGTTCTTAGATCGAACAGCTAAGATCGGGAAGGTGATTGGATGGGCTCCACAAGTGGATATTTTGGCCCATCAAGCCGTGGGAGGATTTGCATCACATTGTGGATGGAATTCTATCCTCGAGAGCGTATGGTTTGGTGTTCCAATTGCCACTTGGCCATTGTATGCTGAGCAACAATTTAATGCCTTTTATATGGTGATTGACTTGGGGTTAGGGGTGGAAATTAAGATGGATTATACGATGAATTTTCAAGGAGATGATGAAATAATTGTAAATGCTGATGATATAATGAAAGCAATAAAACATATTATGGAGGAAGataaagaaataagaaagaagGTGAGAAGAATAAGTGAAAAAACGTTGATGCCTGGTGGATCTTCGCATTCTTCTTTGGGTCGTTTGATTGATGATATAATAGAAAACCTGTCATGA
- the LOC118058475 gene encoding anthocyanidin 3-O-glucosyltransferase 6-like, giving the protein MKKAEVVLIPVPAMGHVVALVEVAKLLVQRDDRLSTTVIIMHPALDPSTTKYTKSLAASTLPDRMRVVNLPNLESKTEDTNDLNWLTSIIESQKPHVEEYVSKMRTQSQLSPDSPQLAGFIFDTFATGMKDVANGFGVPWYAFSTSGAAFIGSMFYLQALHDDEGVNLTEFKDSDALLEIPSLASPLPAKLLPSMVFKQESLTIFLEHARIMREARSILVNTFLEFESYALHSLSNGKNPPVYPVGPIVKHVGDARDLPSDESKDIMEWLDDQPPSSVMFLCFGSWGSFCGKQVKEIACALEHCGHRFLWSLRKPSSQKGKVESPSDYLNFQEILPEGFLDRTIKIGKVIGWAPQVEILAHPAVGGFASHCGWNSTLESVRFGVPVATWPLYAEQQFNAFQMVIDLGLAVEIKMDYRRDFLGDNEIIVSSEDIVKAIKHVMEEDGEVRKKVKEMSRISEKSLKDGGSSFSSLGRLIEDMIDNIS; this is encoded by the coding sequence atgaagaaagcagAGGTGGTTTTAATCCCCGTACCTGCTATGGGTCATGTTGTGGCCCTGGTAGAGGTAGCTAAGCTTCTTGTTCAACGTGATGACAGGCTTTCCACCACTGTCATCATAATGCATCCAGCTCTTGATCCCAGCACCACCAAATACACCAAGTCACTTGCTGCATCAACTCTGCCTGATCGTATGCGAGTCGTTAACTTGCCGAATCTTGAGTCCAAAACAGAAGATACTAACGACCTTAACTGGCTCACTTCCATCATTGAAAGCCAAAAACCCCATGTCGAAGAATATGTTTCGAAGATGAGAACTCAGTCCCAGTTGAGTCCGGACTCACCTCAACTTGCTGGGTTTATTTTTGATACGTTTGCTACTGGGATGAAAGATGTGGCTAATGGATTTGGGGTTCCATGGTATGCTTTCTCTACTTCTGGTGCAGCTTTTATTGGTTCCATGTTTTATCTTCAGGCTCTTCATGATGATGAGGGAGTGAACCTTACTGAGTTCAAGGACTCGGATGCTCTGTTAGAAATTCCGAGTTTGGCAAGCCCACTTCCTGCTAAACTCTTGCCTTCGATGGTGTTCAAGCAAGAATCCCTCACTATTTTTCTTGAACATGCAAGAATAATGAGGGAAGCAAGGAGTATCTTGGTGAATACATTTTTAGAGTTCGAATCTTATGCGCTTCACTCTCTTTCTAACGGCAAAAACCCTCCCGTGTATCCAGTCGGACCCATTGTGAAACATGTAGGAGATGCTCGTGATTTGCCGTCGGACGAGAGCAAGGACATTATGGAATGGCTTGATGATCAACCTCCATCATCAGTTATGTTCTTATGCTTCGGCAGTTGGGGAAGTTTTTGTGGAAAACAGGTGAAAGAGATTGCTTGTGCACTAGAACATTGTGGACATCGGTTTTTGTGGTCCTTACGTAAACCTTCATCACAGAAAGGCAAAGTGGAATCACCAAGTGATTATCTAAATTTTCAAGAGATTTTGCCTGAAGGTTTTTTGGATCGTACAATCAAGATCGGAAAGGTGATTGGATGGGCTCCTCAAGTGGAAATTTTAGCTCATCCAGCCGTGGGAGGATTTGCATCGCATTGCGGATGGAATTCTACACTAGAGAGTGTAAGATTTGGTGTTCCGGTGGCTACCTGGCCGTTGTACGCAGAGCAACAATTTAATGCGTTCCAAATGGTGATTGACTTGGGATTAGCTGTGGAAATTAAAATGGATTACAGGAGGGATTTTCTTGGTGATAATGAGATAATTGTGAGCAGTGAAGATATAGTGAAAGCAATAAAACATGTCATGGAGGAGGATGGCGAGGTGAGGAAGAAGGTAAAAGAGATGAGCAGAATAAGTGAGAAAAGCTTGAAGGATGGTGGATCCTCATTCTCTTCGTTGGGTCGTCTAATTGAAGATATGATAGACAACATCTCTTAA
- the LOC118058484 gene encoding anthocyanidin 3-O-glucosyltransferase 6-like, which translates to MQSSNPDVSHSHKKSSIVCKLIEASCKMKNAELVFIPAPIIGHFASAVEVAKLLLERDKRLSITFLVMKSSLSTKIARSYNDSVIAACGRIRFIHLPEVELDPNLPSRFFISLIEAQKAHVKEEVSKLVMESESSPDSPRLAGFVLDMFSASIIDVANEFGVPSYIFFTSAAAFLGTTLYIQALHDEQKVDPTEFKNSDVELVMPCLASPFPAKVLPSSLLGKDLLPLFLPLIRRFREAKGIMVNTFYELESHAINSFSDGNYPPVYPVGPLLNLNGHEHDVVSDRKDIHRDIMQWLDHQPSSSVVYLCFGSMGSFGVEQVKEIACGLEQSGHRFLWSLRQPPPNGKMEAPSDYVNPAEVLPEGFLDRTSEIGKIIGWAPQVDILAHPSIGGFVSHCGWNSTLESIWFDVPMATWPMHAEQQLNAFQVVVELGLAVEIKMDYRREFLIGNEIILGAKEIERGIRGGMEPDCHKLRRLKELSEKSRKAMMEGGSSFSSLSRLIEDMIIAGDDVHVP; encoded by the exons ATGCAAAGCTCAAACCCAGACGTCTCTCACAGTCACAAAAAAAGTAGTATTGTTTGCAAACTCATTGAAGCCTCCTGCAAAATGAAGAACGCTGAGCTAGTCTTCATTCCAGCACCAATTATAGGTCACTTTGCATCCGCGGTAGAGGTAGCCAAGCTCCTTTTAGAACGTGATAAGAGGCTTTCAATCACCTTCCTCGTCATGAAATCAAGTTTAAGCACCAAGATTGCTCGTAGCTATAATGATTCAGTGATTGCAGCCTGCGGTCGTATCCGGTTCATTCACTTGCCTGAAGTTGAGCTTGATCCAAACCTACCCAGCaggtttttcatttctttgattgaaGCCCAAAAAGCTCATGTCAAAGAAGAAGTCTCTAAGCTTGTGATGGAGTCCGAGTCAAGCCCTGACTCGCCTCGACTTGCTGGGTTTGTTCTTGATATGTTTTCTGCATCAATCATAGATGTGGCCAATGAATTTGGTGTTCcctcttatattttctttacatcCGCAGCAGCTTTTCTTGGTACTACGCTCTATATTCAGGCTCTCCATGATGAGCAGAAAGTTGACCCTACTGAGTTCAAGAACTCGGATGTTGAATTGGTCATGCCGTGTTTGGCGAGTCCCTTTCCAGCAAAGGTTTTACCATCTTCGTTACTTGGCAAAGATTTGCTGCCTCTTTTTCTTCCCCTGATTAGAAGGTTCAGAGAAGCCAAGGGAATTATGGTAAATACATTTTACGAGCTGGAATCTCATGCGATCAACTCTTTCTCTGATGGTAATTATCCTCCTGTTTATCCAGTTGGTCCCCTTTTGAACCTCAATGGCCATGAACATGATGTGGTGTCAGATAGAAAAGATATTCACAGGGATATCATGCAATGGCTTGACCATCAGCCTTCATCTTCTGTAGTCTACCTGTGTTTTGGGAGTATGGGAAGTTTCGGTGTGGAGCAAGTGAAAGAGATCGCATGTGGATTGGAGCAAAGTGGACACCGATTCTTATGGTCTCTACGTCAACCTCCACCAAATGGCAAGATGGAAGCTCCGAGTGATTATGTGAATCCTGCAGAAGTCTTGCCTGAAGGGTTCTTGGATCGAACATCCGAGATCGGAAAAATAATAGGATGGGCCCCACAGGTGGACATCTTGGCTCACCCATCTATAGGAGGATTTGTATCGCATTGTGGGTGGAATTCTACGCTGGAAAGCATATGGTTTGATGTTCCAATGGCTACATGGCCAATGCATGCTGAGCAGCAATTGAATGCTTTCC AAGTAGTGGTCGAGTTGGGATTGGCAGTGGAAATCAAAATGGATTATAGAAGAGAGTTTTTGATTGGCAATGAAATAATTTTGGGTGCTAAGGAAATTGAGAGAGGAATAAGAGGTGGTATGGAGCCTGACTGCCATAAATTGAGAAGGCTGAAAGAATTGAGTGAAAAGAGTAGAAAAGCAATGATGGAAGGTGGATCTTCATTCTCCTCATTGAGTCGTTTGATTGAAGATATGATCATTGCTGGAGACGATGTACATGTGCcttga
- the LOC118058476 gene encoding anthocyanidin 3-O-glucosyltransferase 6-like produces the protein MKKAELVLIPIPAVGHIVSAVEIAKLLVQRDDRLSTTIFIYPARNPITTKYNESLAASTLPDRLRVIILPSAESSDTKPHNQFITSVYDGQKPLVREYVSKIKTKSELSPDSPQFAGFIFDAFATGLKDLANEFDVPWYAFSASDAAYLGCLLHLKALHDERGVDLSELGNSDAELEIPSLANSFPVKCLPLSSLEKETLPVVLEIAGGLTEAKGILINTFLELEPHAVKSLSNGKTPPVYPVGPIVKHEGNGRDVGSDGSKNYRDIMEWLDDQAPSSVLFLCFGSRGSFRSEQVKEIACALERSGHRFLWSLLKPSPSGQLKSPSDYENLQEVLPEGFLDRTAKIGKVIGWAPQVDILAHQAVGGFASHCGWNSILESVWFGVPIATWPLYAEQQFNAFYMVIELGLGVEIKMDYTMNFQGDDEIIVNADDIMKAIKHIMEEDKEIRKKVKEMSRISEKTLMPGGSSHSSLGRLIDDIIENLS, from the coding sequence atgaagaaagcaGAGTTGGTGTTAATCCCAATACCTGCTGTGGGCCATATTGTTTCAGCAGTAGAGATAGCTAAGCTTCTTGTTCAGCGTGATGATCGCCTTTCCACAACTATCTTCATATATCCAGCTCGTAACCCCATCACTACCAAATACAACGAGTCACTCGCTGCATCAACACTCCCTGATCGTCTGCGAGTCATTATCTTGCCCAGTGCTGAGTCATCAGATACTAAACCCCATAACCAGTTTATAACTTCCGTGTATGATGGCCAAAAACCCCTTGTCAGAGAATATGTTTCCAAGATCAAAACTAAGTCCGAGTTGAGCCCCGACTCTCCTCAATTTGCCGGGTTTATTTTTGATGCGTTCGCTACAGGACTGAAAGATCTGGCGAATGAATTTGATGTTCCATGGTACGCTTTCTCTGCCTCGGACGCTGCTTATCTTGGTTGCCTGTTACATCTCAAGGCTCTTCATGATGAGCGGGGAGTGGACCTCAGTGAGCTCGGAAACTCGGATGCTGAGTTGGAAATTCCGAGCTTGGCGAACTCATTTCCTGTTAAATGCTTGCCTTTATCGTCACTCGAGAAAGAGACGCTCCCTGTTGTTCTCGAGATTGCAGGAGGATTGACGGAAGCCAAAGGTATTTTGATAAATACATTTTTAGAGCTTGAACCGCATGCTGTTAAAAGTCTTTCCAATGGCAAGACCCCACCAGTGTATCCAGTGGGACCAATTGTTAAACATGAAGGAAATGGTCGTGATGTGGGGTCAGATGGGAGCAAGAATTATAGGGACATCATGGAGTGGCTTGATGATCAGGCTCCATCATCGGTTCTGTTTTTGTGCTTTGGGAGTCGAGGAAGTTTTAGGTCAGAACAGGTGAAAGAGATCGCTTGTGCACTAGAACGTAGTGGACATCGATTCTTATGGTCCCTACTTAAACCTTCACCGAGTGGTCAATTGAAATCTCCGAGTGATTATGAGAATCTTCAAGAAGTTTTACCAGAAGGGTTTTTAGATCGAACAGCTAAGATCGGGAAGGTGATTGGATGGGCTCCACAAGTGGATATTTTGGCCCATCAAGCCGTCGGAGGATTTGCATCACATTGTGGATGGAATTCTATCCTAGAGAGCGTATGGTTTGGTGTTCCAATTGCCACTTGGCCATTGTATGCTGAGCAACAATTTAATGCCTTTTATATGGTGATTGAGTTGGGATTAGGGGTGGAAATTAAGATGGATTATACGATGAATTTTCAAGGAGATGATGAAATAATTGTAAATGCTGATGATATAATGAAAGCAATAAAACATATTATGGAGGAAGataaagaaataagaaagaagGTAAAGGAGATGAGCAGAATAAGTGAAAAAACGTTGATGCCTGGTGGATCTTCGCATTCTTCTTTGGGTCGTTTGATTGATGATATAATAGAAAACCTGTCATGA
- the LOC118058474 gene encoding anthocyanidin 3-O-glucosyltransferase 6-like — MKKAEVVLIPIPAMGHIVALVEVAKLLVERDDRLSTTIFIMHPVLDPSTTKYTESLAASTLPDRMRVVNLPNLESKTEDTKDRNWLTSMIESQKPHVEEYVSKMRTQSQLSPDSPQLAGFIFDTFVTGMKDVANGFGVPWYVFSASGAAFICSMFYLQALQDDEGVNLTEFKNSDALLEVPGLANPLPAKLLPSMVFREDMLTIFLEHARTLKETRSILVNTFLEFESYAVHSLSNGKNAPVYPVGPMVKHVGDARDLRSDESNKYRDIMEWLDDQPPLSVMFLCFGSWGSFCGKQVKEIACALEHCGHRFLWSLRKPSSQKGKIESPSDYLNFQEILPEGFLDRTLEIGKVIGWAPQVDILAHPAVGGFASHCGWNSILESVRFGVPVATWPLYAEQQFNAFQMVIDLGLAVEIKMDYRRDFLGDNEIIVSSDDIVKAIKHVMEEDGEVRKKVKEMSRISEKSLKDGGSSFSSLGRLIEDMIDNIS, encoded by the coding sequence atgaagaaagcagAGGTGGTGTTAATCCCCATACCTGCTATGGGTCATATTGTAGCTCTGGTAGAGGTAGCTAAGCTTCTTGTTGAACGTGATGACAGGCTTTCCACCACTATCTTCATAATGCATCCAGTTCTTGATCCTAGCACCACCAAATACACAGAGTCACTTGCTGCATCAACTCTGCCTGATCGTATGCGAGTCGTTAACCTGCCAAATCTTGAGTCCAAAACAGAAGATACTAAAGACCGTAACTGGCTCACTTCTATGATTGAAAGCCAAAAACCCCATGTCGAAGAATATGTTTCGAAGATGAGAACTCAGTCCCAGTTGAGTCCCGACTCTCCTCAACTTGCTGGGTTTATTTTTGATACGTTTGTTACTGGCATGAAAGATGTGGCTAATGGATTCGGAGTTCCCTGGTATGTTTTCTCTGCTTCAGGTGCAGCTTTTATTTGTTCCATGTTTTATCTTCAGGCTCTTCAAGATGATGAGGGAGTGAACCTCACAGAGTTCAAGAACTCCGATGCTCTGTTAGAAGTTCCGGGTCTGGCGAACCCACTTCCTGCTAAACTTTTGCCTTCGATGGTGTTCAGGGAAGACATGCTCACTATTTTTCTTGAACATGCAAGAACATTGAAGGAAACTAGGAGTATCTTGGTAAATACATTTTTAGAGTTCGAATCTTATGCGGTTCACTCTCTTTCCAATGGTAAAAACGCTCCCGTGTATCCCGTTGGACCCATGGTGAAACATGTAGGAGATGCTCGTGATTTGAGGTCGGATGAGAGCAACAAATATAGGGACATTATGGAATGGCTTGATGATCAACCTCCATTGTCAGTTATGTTCTTATGCTTCGGAAGTTGGGGAAGTTTTTGTGGAAAACAGGTGAAAGAGATTGCTTGTGCACTAGAACATTGTGGACATCGGTTTTTGTGGTCCTTACGTAAACCTTCATCACAGAAAGGTAAAATAGAATCACCAAGTGATTATctaaattttcaagaaattttaCCTGAAGGATTTTTAGATCGTACACTTGAGATCGGAAAGGTGATTGGATGGGCTCCCCAAGTGGATATTTTAGCTCATCCAGCTGTAGGAGGATTTGCATCGCATTGTGGATGGAATTCTATACTAGAAAGTGTAAGATTTGGTGTTCCAGTTGCTACATGGCCATTATACGCAGAGCAACAATTTAATGCTTTCCAAATGGTGATTGACTTGGGATTAGCTGTGGAAATTAAAATGGATTACAGGAGGGATTTTCTTGGTGATAATGAGATAATTGTGAGCAGTGATGATATAGTGAAAGCAATAAAACATGTCATGGAGGAGGATGGCGAGGtgagaaagaaggtaaaagaGATGAGCAGAATAAGTGAGAAAAGCTTGAAGGATGGTGGATCCTCATTCTCTTCGTTGGGTCGTCTAATTGAAGATATGATAGACAACATCTCTTAA